The following DNA comes from SAR324 cluster bacterium.
AGCTTTAGAAAGTGGATCGCATGTCTTTTGTGAGAAACCATTGGCAACTAAACTCTCTGAGGCCAGGAAATTGGCAAAGATATCTCTGGAGAGAGAACTAAAGCTGAGAGTGGGCTACATCCTCAGATATGAACCTCGACACCGAGTGCTTAAACAACAAATAGAAGCTGGAAAGTTAGGAGAAATTGGGAAAATTAGGGCAAAAAGAGATATTTCCCGTTCATGGTTTGAAGCCTATGGATATCGAGTTCACTCTGCTTACGAGACTTTGATACATGATGTGGATCTAGTTCTTTGGTTCAGTCAGCAGCGATGCAAATCAGTCAGTGCCTGGGGTGGTTATCTATTAGGCTACAATGTACCAGAAACTCTGGTTATGGTGCTTGAGATGGAATCAGGAACCATTTGTATTCTTGAGTCTTCATGGTTAGTACCCAGCGGTGCTCCAGCCAATATTATTGGGTGGGATGATGCAAGCGATGTAGGAAAAGGCGTTGTCGAAGCTTCCTTGGAGGTGATTGGTACAAAAGGGTCCAGTTATTTGAAGACCTATGAGCCATCCTTGACAATCAATGATGATACTGGGAGCTATTGTCCAGA
Coding sequences within:
- a CDS encoding Gfo/Idh/MocA family oxidoreductase, with translation MLSPSKRISFALIGFGRFGKHHANILKHHPNVIVDSICEIDPVAVQQASKEFPDAKIYTEPFNMFQEIDVDAVTVVSPEDTHAEIVQAALESGSHVFCEKPLATKLSEARKLAKISLERELKLRVGYILRYEPRHRVLKQQIEAGKLGEIGKIRAKRDISRSWFEAYGYRVHSAYETLIHDVDLVLWFSQQRCKSVSAWGGYLLGYNVPETLVMVLEMESGTICILESSWLVPSGAPANIIGWDDASDVGKGVVEASLEVIGTKGSSYLKTYEPSLTINDDTGSYCPDLAFWPQIEGRTVGALREEIWDFIEELLGENHAKVDSLEDAVYVQEICEAAIESEKSGKKIFIS